From the Ciona intestinalis chromosome 2, KH, whole genome shotgun sequence genome, one window contains:
- the LOC100186690 gene encoding cystine/glutamate transporter-like, with the protein MEKNEKCSGNEPLELRRKIGFWRGVSVISGLIIGSGIFISPVGVLDAANNSIGISLIVWLAGGLIAMSSSLCFCELALSIQQSGGNLPIFSLAYHPVVGFVYIWKMLIAPLFDSVSLLAFGRYATEAFFGCNPPVSATKLVALCLMFSIVFINCKSVSATLKFQMVFTGCKYAALSAICFGGIYRLINADPVGIHNFSHIFDPEPIKNIEWGRFTLAFYKISWPYSGFSGLAFLVEEVKNPEKTLPRATIFAVSLVTIFYIFVNVGYFAVLSPIEVLSSEAVAATFSYKLVGSLPWLIPLLVAISTIGSYNTSILAFSRCAFVAGRNGQLPKLFEMVHIHNLTPAPAIVVTCVFSITLIAIGELDPLIDALGFTGWLHYFMNAAAVLVLRKRRPDLPRTF; encoded by the exons ATGGAGAAGAATGAAAAGTGCAGTGGTAACGAACCATTGGAGTTACGACGCAAAATTGGTTTCTGGAGAGGTGTGTCAGTTATTTCTGGTCTTATCATCGGTTCCGGTATATTTATTTCACCTGTTGGAGTGTTAG ATGCGGCTAACAACAGCATCGGAATCAGTCTAATAGTTTGGCTTGCCGGAGGCTTGATTGCCATGTCCTCCAGTCTATGTTTTTGCGAACTTGCCCTCTCAATTCAACAATCAGGGGGGAATCTTCCAATTTTCAGTCTTGCGTATCATCCAGTTGTGggctttgtttatatttggaAAATGCTTATAGCACCCTTGTTTGATTCGGTGTCGCTGCTTGCTTTCGGCAGGTACGCCACGGAAGCATTTTTTGGATGTAACCCTCCAGTCTCTGCAACAAAGCTGGTGGCTTTGTGTCTTATGTTTAGCATCGTCTTTATCAACTGCAAAAGTGTGTCTGCGACTCTAAAG TTTCAGATGGTTTTTACTGGTTGTAAGTACGCTGCCTTGAGTGCAATATGCTTCGGAGGAATCTATCGATTAATTAACGCAGATCCTGTTGGCATTCATAACTTCTCTCACATTTTTGATCCTGAACCAATCAAAAACATCGAATGGGGGCGATTTACGTTGGCATTTTACAAG ATATCATGGCCATATTCAGGCTTTTCTGGATTAGCTTTTCTTGTTGAGGAAGTTAAAAACCCGGAAAAGACTCTTCCACGTGCAACAATTTTTGCGGTTTCTTTAGTAACTATTTTCTACATATTCGTAAACGTTGGCTACTTTGCAG TGTTGTCGCCAATCGAAGTTCTCTCTTCGGAAGCAGTGGCTGCTACGTTTTCGTACAAGCTGGTGGGAAGCTTACCATGGTTGATTCCATTGCTTGTCGCAATCTCTACTATCGGGTCTTACAACACTAGCATCCTCGCATTCTCACGGTGTGCGTTTGTTGCCGGTAGAAATGGACAGCTACCTAAG CTCTTTGAAATGGTCCACATTCACAACTTGACACCTGCTCCAGCTATTGTGGTGACTTGTGTGTTTTCAATCACACTTATTGCAATCGGTGAGTTGGATCCACTGATTGATGCGCTTGGGTTCACGGGTTGGCTTCACTACTTTATGAACGCAGCTGCCGTGCTTGTGCTGAGAAAACGTAGACCTGATCTTCCACGAACCTTTTAA